One window of Papaver somniferum cultivar HN1 chromosome 9, ASM357369v1, whole genome shotgun sequence genomic DNA carries:
- the LOC113310914 gene encoding probable RNA-binding protein ARP1 isoform X2, translating to MTMSPIINNIVGQFGDTTLTKVFVGGLAWETQKEAVREHFEKYGDILEAVIISDKITGRSKGYGFVTFKEPESAKNACEDATPVINGRRANCNLASLGARRPRSTPATPPPVISPQGSNVGPRSTSAAPANRIQWYYPAGTPATPYHHQHAVPYHPYAYSPAYMAADYNPKAGSYVNGHFTRVYPGGHGMVSANTMMPVYPYYQYHHQTQMGVPAAHMYPSATAASIPTIISKPPSMAPNSVCLAVE from the exons ATGACAATGAGTCCTATCATCAACAACATCGTTGGACAGTTTGGAGATACAACATTAACAAAAGTATTTGTTGGTGGATTAGCATGGGAAACACAGAAAGAAGCTGTGAGAGAACATTTTGAGAAATATGGTGATATCTTAGAAGCTGTTATCATTTCTGATAAAATTACTGGTCGATCCAAGGGTTACGGCTTC GTCACCTTTAAGGAGCCAGAATCAGCTAAGAATGCTTGTGAAGATGCCACACCTGTCATCAACGGACGTCGAGCAAATTGTAATCTAGCTTCACTCGGTGCACGACGACCTCGCTCAACTCCGGCTACTCCTCCTCCTGTTATATCGCCACAAG GATCTAACGTTGGACCGAGATCCACCTCAGCAGCACCAGCGAATCGGATACAGTGGTATTACCCAGCCGGTACTCCGGCTACACCTTATCATCACCAACACGCTGTTCCTTATCATCCTTATGC GTACTCTCCAGCTTACATGGCTGCCGATTACAACCCg AAAGCAGGGTCCTACGTGAATGGGCATTTCACTCGGGTGTATCCAGGAGGACATGGTATGGTGAGTGCAAACACAATGATGCCTGTTTATCCATACTATCAGTACCACCACCAAACACAAATGGGAGTTCCTGCTGCTCACATGTATCCTTCCGCGACAGCAGCTTCAATCCCAACTATCATCTCTAAGCCTCCTTCCATGGCTCCTAATTCAG TTTGTTTGGCTGTGGAATAG
- the LOC113310914 gene encoding probable RNA-binding protein ARP1 isoform X1 — protein MTMSPIINNIVGQFGDTTLTKVFVGGLAWETQKEAVREHFEKYGDILEAVIISDKITGRSKGYGFVTFKEPESAKNACEDATPVINGRRANCNLASLGARRPRSTPATPPPVISPQGSNVGPRSTSAAPANRIQWYYPAGTPATPYHHQHAVPYHPYAYSPAYMAADYNPKAGSYVNGHFTRVYPGGHGMVSANTMMPVYPYYQYHHQTQMGVPAAHMYPSATAASIPTIISKPPSMAPNSGRVPAGCR, from the exons ATGACAATGAGTCCTATCATCAACAACATCGTTGGACAGTTTGGAGATACAACATTAACAAAAGTATTTGTTGGTGGATTAGCATGGGAAACACAGAAAGAAGCTGTGAGAGAACATTTTGAGAAATATGGTGATATCTTAGAAGCTGTTATCATTTCTGATAAAATTACTGGTCGATCCAAGGGTTACGGCTTC GTCACCTTTAAGGAGCCAGAATCAGCTAAGAATGCTTGTGAAGATGCCACACCTGTCATCAACGGACGTCGAGCAAATTGTAATCTAGCTTCACTCGGTGCACGACGACCTCGCTCAACTCCGGCTACTCCTCCTCCTGTTATATCGCCACAAG GATCTAACGTTGGACCGAGATCCACCTCAGCAGCACCAGCGAATCGGATACAGTGGTATTACCCAGCCGGTACTCCGGCTACACCTTATCATCACCAACACGCTGTTCCTTATCATCCTTATGC GTACTCTCCAGCTTACATGGCTGCCGATTACAACCCg AAAGCAGGGTCCTACGTGAATGGGCATTTCACTCGGGTGTATCCAGGAGGACATGGTATGGTGAGTGCAAACACAATGATGCCTGTTTATCCATACTATCAGTACCACCACCAAACACAAATGGGAGTTCCTGCTGCTCACATGTATCCTTCCGCGACAGCAGCTTCAATCCCAACTATCATCTCTAAGCCTCCTTCCATGGCTCCTAATTCAG GTAGAGTACCTGCAGGATGCAGGTGA